One segment of Carya illinoinensis cultivar Pawnee chromosome 1, C.illinoinensisPawnee_v1, whole genome shotgun sequence DNA contains the following:
- the LOC122309664 gene encoding bifunctional protein FolD 4, chloroplastic, which translates to MVCSGCSSSSATARLLPMSHQHVVLRRFLLGPLYWRPPFCSFPRTFKTLAVHSSASPSPVLAALIAPEASAKVIDGKSVAKQIRDEINTEVSRMKDTIGVVPGLAVILVGDRKDSATYVRNKKKSCELAGINSYEVRLPEDSTEQELLKFISDFNDDPSVHGILVQLPLPSHMNEQNILNAVCIEKDVDGFHPLNIGRLAMRGREPTFVPCTPKGCIELLHRYGISIKGKRAVVIGRSNIVGMPAALLLQREDATVSIVHSRTKNPEEFTRQADIIISAVGQPNMVRGSWIKPGAVIIDVGINPVEDPKSPRGYRLVGDVCYEEASKVASAITPVPGGVGPMTIAMLLSNTLISAKRMHNFQ; encoded by the exons ATGGTCTGCAGCGGCTGTTCTTCCTCCTCCGCCACTGCTCGGCTCCTCCCAATGAGCCACCAACACGTTGTTCTTCGCCGCTTCCTACTCGGCCCTCTCTATTGGCGACCTCCTTTCTGTAGCTTTCCGAGAACATTCAAAACTCTCGCTGTTCACTCTTCGGCTTCGCCGTCACCTGTTCTCGCCG CATTGATCGCCCCTGAGGCATCAGCTAAAGTAATCGATGGAAAATCGGTTGCAAAGCAGATCAGGGATGAGATAAATACTGAAGTATCTCGGATGAAGGATACAATCGGTGTTGTTCCAGGATTAGCAGTTATCCTTGTCGGGGATAGGAAGGACTCTGCAACTTATGTTCGCAATAAAAAGAAATCGTGTGAGTTGGCGGGGATCAATTCTTATGAAGTACGTTTGCCGGAGGATTCTACAGAACAAGAATTACTCAAGTTTATCTCAGACTTCAATGATGATCCTTCAGTTCATGGAATCCTTGTTCAGTTACCTCTGCCTTCT CATATGAATGAACAGAACATCTTAAATGCTGTTTGCATTGAGAAAGATGTTGATGGATTTCACCCACTGAACATTGGTCGTCTTGCCATGCGAGGTAGAGAACCCACTTTTGTTCCATGCACACCCAAAGGATGCATAGAATTGTTGCATAGATATGGAATTAGTATCAAAGGAAAGAGGGCGGTTGTAATTGGCAGGAGCAATATTGTTGGCATGCCAGCTGCTCTATTGCTGCAA AGGGAAGATGCTACCGTCAGCATAGTCCACTCAAGAACCAAGAACCCTGAGGAGTTTACAAGACAGGCAGATATTATTATTTCAGCTGTAGGCCAGCCGAATATGGTTAGGGGCAGCTGGATCAAGCCTGGTGCGGTGATCATTGATGTTGGAATTAATCCAGTTGAG GATCCAAAAAGTCCTCGAGGTTACCGTTTGGTAGGAGATGTCTGTTATGAGGAGGCCAGCAAAGTTGCATCAGCTATTACTCCAGTTCCTGGTGGAGTGGGTCCAATGACAATAGCTATGCTTCTTTCGAATACTCTCATCTCAGCGAAGAGGATGCACAACTTCCAGTGA